In Phragmitibacter flavus, the following are encoded in one genomic region:
- the folP gene encoding dihydropteroate synthase, producing the protein MGVTWKIRGRMFDLSRRGMIMGILNVTPDSFSDGGAYVNVERAIEHGLMMVAEGADMLDVGGESTRPGAAAVDVDEELARVIPVIEGLRARTEALISVDTMKGAVAAAAIRAGADVVNDVNGLRDAAMLEAVAASDVGVVVMHMQGEPRTMQKQPLYDDVVREVREFFVERLRTLAEAGIELERVALDPGFGFGKTLEHNLTLLRGLGEVRVEGRPLPVGVSRKSMIATLIGDPAMEKRHWPTVALTAWMREVGAEIARVHEVRDNVQSMRMVEAVMGAG; encoded by the coding sequence ATGGGAGTGACTTGGAAAATTCGTGGTCGGATGTTTGATTTGAGCCGTCGCGGCATGATCATGGGCATCTTGAATGTGACGCCGGATTCGTTTTCTGATGGCGGGGCTTATGTGAATGTGGAGCGCGCGATTGAGCATGGGTTGATGATGGTGGCGGAAGGGGCGGACATGCTGGATGTGGGTGGGGAGTCGACCCGGCCGGGTGCGGCGGCGGTGGATGTGGACGAGGAACTGGCCAGGGTGATTCCGGTGATCGAGGGGCTGAGAGCGAGGACGGAGGCGTTGATTTCGGTGGATACGATGAAGGGCGCGGTGGCGGCGGCGGCGATCCGGGCGGGGGCGGATGTGGTGAATGATGTGAATGGCTTGCGTGACGCGGCGATGCTGGAGGCGGTGGCGGCCAGTGATGTCGGGGTGGTGGTGATGCACATGCAGGGCGAGCCGCGCACGATGCAGAAGCAGCCTCTTTATGACGATGTGGTGCGGGAGGTTCGGGAATTTTTTGTGGAGCGATTGCGGACGCTGGCCGAGGCGGGGATTGAGTTGGAGCGGGTGGCGCTTGATCCGGGGTTTGGATTTGGCAAGACGTTGGAGCACAATCTGACGTTGTTGCGAGGGTTGGGAGAGGTGCGGGTGGAAGGGCGACCGCTGCCGGTGGGGGTTTCGCGGAAGTCGATGATTGCGACGTTGATCGGTGATCCGGCGATGGAGAAACGCCATTGGCCGACGGTGGCGTTGACGGCGTGGATGCGTGAGGTGGGGGCGGAGATTGCGCGGGTGCATGAGGTGCGGGACAATGTGCAGTCGATGCGCATGGTGGAGGCGGTGATGGGTGCGGGGTGA
- a CDS encoding TA system VapC family ribonuclease toxin, which yields MNSWLALTFQSHVHHKEMAVWFEGLEENSVYFCRLSMLGFLRLAQLEAAFPGEAVTAEQAWGFYEGYLGDERVGFKDEPPGVDHLLAGYLGRVTQKSPNVVTDAYLAAFARLEGLKLHTFDRALAKHPLLLH from the coding sequence GTGAATAGCTGGCTTGCGCTGACCTTTCAATCTCATGTGCATCACAAGGAGATGGCAGTGTGGTTTGAAGGGCTGGAGGAGAACAGTGTGTATTTTTGTAGATTGAGCATGCTTGGATTTCTGCGATTGGCTCAGCTGGAGGCGGCTTTTCCGGGAGAGGCGGTGACGGCTGAGCAGGCGTGGGGATTTTATGAAGGGTATCTCGGTGATGAGCGAGTGGGATTTAAGGATGAACCACCGGGTGTAGACCATCTTTTGGCGGGATATCTTGGGCGTGTTACGCAGAAATCCCCCAATGTTGTGACGGATGCATATCTGGCGGCATTTGCCCGCCTTGAGGGGCTCAAGTTGCACACCTTTGATCGTGCGCTGGCAAAACATCCGCTGCTTTTGCACTGA
- a CDS encoding protein adenylyltransferase SelO: protein MMEEQASIFLGSQAGWRLEHSYAQLPEMFHVKAMPVPVKQPKLVVLNDQLAGELGLNAALLRREEGAAIFAGNELPHGAEPIAQAYAGHQFGNFTMLGDGRAILLGEQITPKGERFDVQLKGPGPTPFSRRGDGRAALGPMLREYVISEAMFALGIPTTRSLAVTLTGEMVHRQESLPGAVLTRVAASHIRVGTFEWAAARGDRTSLKALADYTIARHYAELVLVGVEKVYVEFFRMVMERQAALLAQWQLVGFIHGVMNTDNMSVCGETIDYGPCAFMDAYDPATVFSSIDQRGRYAYGNQPLIAQWNLARLAEALLPLFGEDEKQAVELANEMIESFKERIEFYWLRGMRRKLGLFSEEPGDRGLADELLEWMHQTKADFTNTFRDLPGVGDEQWRQRWMERLDRQEQTFEESVMLIKASNPAFIPRNHRVEEALEAAVAREDLSVMERLLEVLEKPYEDSAEHAEYRSPGGTEAEGYQTFCGT, encoded by the coding sequence ATGATGGAGGAGCAGGCATCAATCTTTTTAGGATCACAAGCTGGTTGGCGTCTGGAACATTCTTATGCGCAGTTGCCGGAGATGTTTCATGTGAAGGCGATGCCGGTGCCGGTGAAGCAGCCGAAGCTGGTGGTGTTGAATGATCAACTGGCGGGGGAACTGGGATTAAACGCGGCATTGCTGCGGAGGGAGGAGGGCGCTGCGATTTTTGCGGGCAATGAGCTGCCTCATGGAGCGGAGCCGATCGCGCAGGCTTATGCGGGGCATCAGTTTGGGAATTTTACGATGCTGGGGGATGGTCGGGCGATTTTGTTGGGGGAGCAGATCACGCCAAAAGGGGAACGGTTTGATGTGCAGTTGAAGGGGCCTGGGCCTACGCCATTTTCGCGTCGTGGAGACGGTCGGGCGGCGTTGGGACCGATGTTGAGGGAGTATGTGATTAGTGAGGCGATGTTTGCTTTGGGGATACCAACGACGCGAAGTCTGGCGGTGACCTTGACAGGAGAGATGGTGCATCGGCAGGAGTCGTTGCCGGGGGCGGTGCTGACGCGAGTGGCGGCGAGTCATATTCGCGTGGGAACGTTTGAATGGGCGGCGGCGCGCGGAGATCGGACTTCCTTGAAGGCGTTGGCGGACTACACGATTGCACGGCACTATGCGGAGTTGGTGCTGGTGGGAGTGGAGAAAGTTTACGTGGAGTTTTTCAGAATGGTGATGGAGCGGCAGGCGGCGCTGTTGGCGCAGTGGCAGTTGGTGGGGTTCATTCATGGTGTGATGAACACGGACAACATGTCGGTCTGCGGTGAGACGATTGATTATGGGCCTTGTGCGTTCATGGATGCGTATGATCCGGCGACGGTGTTCAGCTCGATTGATCAGCGCGGGAGGTATGCTTATGGGAATCAACCATTGATCGCGCAATGGAACCTGGCGCGGCTGGCGGAGGCTTTGTTGCCGCTGTTTGGTGAGGATGAGAAACAGGCGGTGGAGCTGGCGAATGAGATGATCGAGAGTTTTAAAGAACGAATTGAATTCTATTGGTTGAGGGGGATGCGCCGGAAGTTGGGGTTGTTTAGTGAGGAGCCGGGCGACAGGGGGCTGGCGGATGAGTTGTTGGAATGGATGCACCAGACGAAGGCGGATTTTACCAATACGTTTCGTGATTTGCCTGGCGTTGGGGACGAGCAGTGGAGGCAGCGATGGATGGAGAGGCTGGACCGACAGGAGCAAACGTTTGAGGAGTCGGTGATGTTGATCAAGGCCAGCAATCCGGCATTCATCCCGCGCAATCATCGGGTGGAAGAAGCGTTGGAGGCGGCGGTTGCCAGAGAGGATTTATCGGTGATGGAGCGGCTGCTCGAGGTGTTGGAAAAACCCTATGAAGACTCCGCAGAGCATGCTGAATATCGAAGTCCGGGTGGAACGGAGGCAGAGGGCTATCAGACCTTTTGCGGGACTTGA
- a CDS encoding YebC/PmpR family DNA-binding transcriptional regulator has product MAGHNKWSKVKHIKAVVDAKRGKAFSKFSKELTLASKLGGSNPELNARLRTAILNARAQNMPNDNIERAIKKGAGELEGSTLEELVYEGYGPGGVAMLIEVVTDNRNRAINDIRVIMGKNGGTIADTGSVAYMFQRLGEIRFPKANLQEDDAMELALETGGDDVIDGDDEWVIRTPWDQLFAVSSALQAKNITASSTQLIYHPSTTVTLTEPDTAKALLKLHDTLDDYDDTQHVHANFDIDDAIADQLN; this is encoded by the coding sequence ATGGCAGGCCACAACAAATGGTCGAAGGTCAAACACATCAAGGCCGTCGTCGACGCCAAACGCGGCAAAGCCTTCAGCAAATTCAGCAAAGAACTCACCCTCGCCTCCAAGCTGGGAGGGTCCAACCCCGAACTCAATGCCCGCCTGCGCACCGCCATCCTTAATGCCCGCGCTCAAAACATGCCCAACGACAACATCGAACGCGCCATCAAAAAAGGCGCAGGTGAACTCGAAGGCTCCACTCTTGAAGAACTGGTCTATGAAGGCTACGGCCCCGGCGGCGTCGCCATGCTCATCGAAGTCGTCACTGACAACCGCAACCGCGCCATCAACGACATCCGCGTCATCATGGGCAAAAACGGCGGCACCATCGCCGACACCGGCAGCGTCGCCTACATGTTCCAACGCCTTGGCGAAATCCGTTTCCCCAAAGCCAACCTCCAGGAAGATGACGCCATGGAGCTCGCCCTCGAAACCGGCGGCGACGACGTCATTGATGGCGACGACGAATGGGTCATCCGCACCCCATGGGATCAACTTTTCGCCGTCAGCAGCGCCCTCCAGGCCAAAAACATCACTGCCAGCTCCACCCAGCTCATCTATCACCCGTCCACCACGGTCACGCTGACCGAACCCGACACCGCCAAAGCCCTGCTTAAACTGCACGACACTCTCGACGACTACGACGACACCCAACACGTCCACGCCAACTTCGATATCGACGACGCCATTGCCGACCAGCTCAACTAG
- the rho gene encoding transcription termination factor Rho, which translates to MTESTLLAAKAPASDLFPPAPEEARNTAAPKKRVAKKATAKKTTAKKAAATKAPAEKAPAAELPIVVKEKAPSPAPAKKATRARKTAASACETATTKEPSSKPARAAETSPEPSSSSARSEAPPVHESSNANVAPAPRPPEPAPSAASAPVSAPAPAPAPSHAGADQQGGQSQNYSQPRDRDRGDRDRDRDRDRGRGGDRGRGRDRDRDRDRNQPRDRSSIGFDQPRERSGSGNDQFRDRDRDRGTNGGEQPREQQRGNDQQRSTGTGGGTGVSTGNEQQQPPPRDRGNFSDQPRGNGNSNDQSRNRGNDRFRNKWDKRGRFRDRDRNDRGNEQPRDRDRDRDRDRDRDRSGPQGEGGQQTAPPPDRPLGPPEASEGLLELTPKGYGYLRQKSRQFTAFNQDPWVSPEWIRTLGLREGMFIKGVQQEGHRGPQITSITEVNGMDPEKVRDLPLFEELKAINPNKRIQLETRPDRLTTRLMDLVTPVGRGQRGLIVAPPRAGKTTLLQHIAEAVTEKHPDLHLMILLVDERPEEVTEFRRTLPNAEIHSSSNDSDVKNHMRTASFAIERAKRLVEAGQHVFMLLDSITRMGRAFNNAHKGGATMSGGVGVGALELPRRLFAAARNTRDAGSLTILATTLIETNSRMDELIFQEFKGTGNLELVLDRKIAEQYIYPAVNIFKSGTRREELLLPAFQMEKIHLLRRGLAGHKPIDAVQRVITLLERSPNNSQMLIELPNRPG; encoded by the coding sequence ATGACCGAATCCACCCTACTGGCAGCCAAAGCTCCCGCAAGCGACCTCTTCCCGCCAGCCCCCGAAGAAGCCCGCAACACTGCCGCCCCTAAAAAACGCGTCGCGAAAAAGGCCACCGCCAAGAAGACCACCGCTAAGAAAGCCGCTGCCACCAAGGCCCCCGCTGAAAAAGCCCCTGCTGCCGAACTTCCCATCGTCGTAAAAGAGAAGGCACCGTCTCCAGCTCCCGCGAAAAAAGCCACCCGCGCCCGCAAAACGGCCGCCTCCGCTTGCGAGACAGCAACGACAAAGGAACCCTCATCCAAGCCCGCAAGAGCCGCCGAGACTTCGCCCGAACCATCAAGTTCAAGCGCCCGGTCTGAGGCACCACCCGTTCACGAATCTTCCAACGCCAACGTCGCCCCGGCCCCACGTCCTCCCGAACCCGCGCCATCCGCAGCCTCCGCTCCTGTTTCTGCTCCCGCTCCTGCCCCTGCTCCATCTCATGCAGGTGCCGATCAACAAGGCGGACAATCCCAAAACTACTCCCAACCACGTGACCGCGATCGCGGAGACCGCGACAGAGATCGTGATCGTGATCGTGGACGCGGTGGTGACCGGGGTCGCGGACGCGACAGAGATCGTGATCGTGATCGCAATCAACCACGTGACCGCAGCAGCATCGGCTTCGATCAACCGCGCGAACGCAGCGGCAGCGGCAACGACCAGTTCCGAGACCGCGATCGTGACCGTGGCACCAACGGCGGCGAGCAACCTCGCGAACAACAGCGTGGCAACGATCAACAACGCAGCACCGGCACCGGCGGCGGCACAGGAGTCAGCACCGGCAACGAACAACAACAACCACCACCACGCGACCGCGGCAACTTCAGCGACCAGCCACGTGGCAATGGGAACAGCAACGATCAGTCTCGCAATCGTGGCAATGATCGCTTCCGCAACAAGTGGGACAAACGCGGACGTTTCCGTGACCGCGACCGCAACGACCGTGGCAACGAACAACCGCGCGACCGTGATCGGGATCGGGATCGTGACCGCGACCGTGACCGCAGCGGCCCTCAAGGCGAAGGCGGCCAGCAAACCGCGCCGCCACCTGACCGCCCGCTCGGCCCACCCGAAGCAAGCGAAGGTCTTCTCGAATTGACCCCAAAAGGCTACGGTTATCTGCGTCAGAAAAGCCGCCAGTTCACCGCCTTCAATCAAGACCCCTGGGTTTCCCCCGAATGGATCCGCACACTCGGACTCCGTGAAGGCATGTTCATCAAAGGCGTGCAACAGGAAGGCCATCGCGGCCCCCAAATCACCTCCATTACCGAAGTCAACGGCATGGACCCCGAGAAAGTCCGCGACCTGCCGCTCTTTGAAGAACTCAAAGCCATCAACCCCAACAAGCGCATCCAGCTCGAGACCCGTCCCGACCGTCTCACCACGCGCTTGATGGACCTCGTCACCCCCGTCGGACGTGGTCAACGCGGACTCATCGTCGCCCCGCCACGCGCCGGCAAAACCACCCTTCTTCAGCACATCGCCGAAGCCGTCACCGAGAAACATCCCGATCTCCATTTGATGATTCTCCTCGTCGACGAACGTCCCGAAGAAGTCACCGAATTCCGTCGCACCCTCCCCAACGCCGAGATCCATTCCAGCTCCAACGACAGCGATGTGAAGAACCATATGCGCACCGCCTCCTTCGCCATCGAACGCGCCAAGCGTCTCGTCGAAGCCGGCCAGCACGTCTTCATGTTGCTCGACTCCATCACCCGCATGGGACGCGCCTTCAACAACGCCCACAAAGGCGGTGCCACCATGAGCGGTGGTGTCGGCGTCGGCGCCCTCGAACTTCCCCGTCGCCTGTTCGCCGCCGCGCGCAACACCCGCGATGCCGGCTCATTGACCATCCTCGCCACCACGCTGATTGAAACCAACAGCCGCATGGACGAACTCATCTTCCAGGAATTCAAAGGCACCGGCAACCTCGAACTCGTGCTTGATCGCAAAATCGCCGAGCAATACATCTATCCCGCCGTCAACATCTTCAAATCCGGCACCCGTCGGGAAGAATTGTTGTTGCCTGCCTTCCAGATGGAGAAAATCCATCTCCTGCGCCGCGGCCTCGCCGGACACAAACCGATCGACGCCGTCCAACGCGTCATCACCCTCCTTGAGCGCAGCCCCAACAATTCCCAGATGCTCATCGAGCTCCCCAATCGCCCGGGTTAA
- the gap gene encoding type I glyceraldehyde-3-phosphate dehydrogenase — MIKIGINGFGRIGRLVFRAICDQGLLGKEIEVVAVNDLVPADNLAYLVKYDSTQGKAKEEVYSKKSSPDLAEDDILVVDGHEIKCLAVRQGPAALPWKELGVDIVIESTGLFTDAEKAKGHIEAGAKKVIISAPGKNEDITVVMGVNHEKYDPANHHIISNASCTTNCLAPVVHVLLKEGFGIEEGLMTTIHSYTATQKTVDGPSAKDWKGGRSAAINIIPSSTGAAKAVGLAIPEVKGKLTGMSFRVPTPTVSVVDLTVKTVKETSYAEISAAMKKASETYMKGILGYTTDEVVSSDFIHDSQSSIFDAGSGIELNSKFFKLVSWYDNEWGYSNRCVDLVKYIVSKGI; from the coding sequence ATGATCAAAATCGGTATCAACGGCTTCGGACGCATCGGGCGTCTGGTTTTTCGCGCCATCTGTGACCAAGGCTTGCTCGGCAAGGAAATCGAAGTCGTTGCCGTAAACGACCTCGTTCCGGCGGACAACCTGGCGTATCTCGTCAAGTATGACTCCACCCAAGGCAAGGCCAAGGAAGAAGTCTACAGCAAAAAATCCAGCCCTGATCTTGCTGAAGATGACATTTTGGTGGTCGATGGTCATGAGATCAAATGTCTCGCGGTTCGTCAGGGTCCTGCAGCACTTCCTTGGAAAGAGCTTGGCGTGGACATCGTGATCGAATCCACCGGTCTTTTTACCGACGCGGAGAAAGCCAAAGGGCACATCGAAGCCGGTGCGAAAAAAGTCATCATCTCGGCTCCTGGCAAAAACGAAGACATCACCGTGGTTATGGGTGTGAACCATGAGAAGTATGATCCAGCCAACCACCACATCATTTCCAACGCGAGCTGCACGACGAACTGCCTTGCTCCTGTGGTGCATGTGTTGTTGAAAGAAGGTTTCGGCATTGAAGAAGGTCTGATGACCACCATTCACAGCTACACCGCTACGCAGAAAACGGTGGACGGTCCTTCCGCGAAAGACTGGAAAGGTGGCCGCAGTGCTGCGATCAACATCATTCCTTCCTCGACCGGTGCTGCCAAGGCCGTGGGTCTGGCGATTCCAGAAGTGAAAGGCAAGCTGACCGGCATGTCCTTCCGCGTTCCTACACCAACCGTTTCGGTGGTTGACCTTACCGTGAAGACCGTCAAGGAAACCAGCTATGCCGAGATCTCCGCTGCGATGAAAAAAGCCAGCGAGACCTACATGAAGGGCATCCTCGGTTACACCACTGACGAAGTGGTCAGCAGCGACTTCATTCACGACAGCCAGAGCTCGATTTTTGATGCCGGCAGCGGCATTGAGTTGAACAGCAAGTTCTTCAAGCTGGTGAGCTGGTATGACAACGAATGGGGTTACAGCAACCGCTGCGTTGACCTTGTGAAGTATATCGTCAGCAAAGGAATCTAA
- a CDS encoding beta-galactosidase — translation MKQFLFGLGVWFLTAAMMPAQTVGVRLLNEGMEIEAGSVGKLVLDYPKLFDEGQKVESKLIAREVGKESALLSYEGGSKLRLDVGKNGEVGVVFVERGADAKFLILEMQIPIGFNQGGSWKIGDKMAAFPVQKPEGNPHLFQGNAESLTVVNFEGRSLTVKPPGFSFLQLSDNREWNWPIFFWKSITPVEAHAAGGMTIELALGGDGKGAKPLVDLMGQSMRAEWADKVRDLEELKGDVAAEEKYFGGLPDFERDEFGGLQGSREKLGLKATGFFHVEKKEDGRWLLVNPVGNAFFHLGVCGFNPNDDYTLTKGRESAYEWLPESKGEFESVFRTGSEGTVVSFHLANQIRKYGAPFEANAYAARMIGRLRKWGFSSVGAFTDLSFGAEARKVAKFPGVAHLPINAWEKVLRIAGIHEVFDPFDEATRRQIEENMAAFLPAHADDPLIIGYYIVNEPIYEQIPVIVPSLKGSEHACKRRLVEWLTEKYGSVAKFNEAWGMKMGGFEELLEPGLPMTTDAAKADAVAFAEVFLEAYMTLVKESFRRHDPNHLLLGSRLQPATIKHEWICRVMGRHVDVMSFNYYTYGLDKEFLKQVHGWTGGKPMMLSEFFWSSPTDSGLTGGREVGSQQERGLAYRNYVEQAASLGFVVGTEWFTMVDQSVTGRWFSGFDGERANTGLISVVDRPWKGLLEEMMKAHRAVYPVWLGEQAPFSSKDPRFTTGE, via the coding sequence ATGAAACAATTTCTCTTTGGATTGGGTGTTTGGTTTTTGACAGCGGCGATGATGCCGGCGCAGACGGTGGGCGTGAGGCTGTTGAATGAGGGGATGGAGATTGAGGCGGGCAGTGTGGGGAAGCTGGTTTTGGATTATCCGAAGTTGTTCGATGAAGGGCAGAAGGTGGAGAGCAAGTTGATTGCAAGGGAGGTGGGCAAGGAAAGCGCCCTGTTGAGTTATGAGGGCGGATCGAAGCTGCGACTGGACGTGGGCAAGAATGGGGAGGTTGGGGTGGTGTTTGTGGAGAGGGGGGCGGATGCGAAGTTTTTGATTTTGGAGATGCAGATTCCGATTGGATTTAACCAGGGCGGATCATGGAAGATCGGCGACAAGATGGCGGCGTTTCCGGTGCAGAAGCCGGAGGGAAATCCGCATCTGTTCCAGGGCAATGCGGAGTCGTTGACGGTGGTGAATTTTGAAGGCCGGAGTCTGACGGTGAAGCCGCCGGGGTTTTCGTTTCTGCAGTTGAGTGACAATCGGGAGTGGAACTGGCCGATCTTTTTTTGGAAGTCGATCACGCCAGTGGAGGCGCATGCGGCGGGCGGGATGACGATTGAGCTGGCGCTGGGAGGGGATGGAAAAGGAGCGAAGCCTTTGGTGGATTTGATGGGGCAGTCAATGCGGGCGGAATGGGCGGACAAGGTGAGGGACTTGGAGGAGCTGAAGGGGGATGTGGCGGCGGAGGAGAAGTATTTTGGCGGGTTGCCGGATTTTGAGAGGGATGAGTTTGGCGGGCTCCAGGGATCAAGGGAGAAGTTGGGGTTGAAGGCGACGGGGTTTTTCCATGTGGAGAAGAAAGAGGATGGGCGTTGGCTGTTGGTGAATCCAGTGGGCAATGCGTTTTTTCATCTGGGGGTTTGTGGGTTTAATCCGAATGATGATTACACGCTGACGAAAGGTCGGGAGTCGGCTTATGAATGGCTGCCGGAGTCAAAGGGAGAGTTTGAATCGGTGTTTCGGACGGGAAGTGAAGGAACGGTCGTGTCGTTCCATCTGGCGAATCAGATCCGCAAGTATGGGGCGCCGTTCGAGGCGAATGCTTATGCGGCGCGGATGATTGGGCGATTGCGGAAGTGGGGATTTTCTTCCGTGGGCGCATTTACGGATTTGAGCTTCGGTGCGGAGGCGAGGAAGGTGGCGAAGTTCCCAGGCGTGGCGCATTTGCCGATCAATGCCTGGGAGAAGGTGCTGCGGATTGCGGGGATTCATGAGGTGTTTGATCCGTTTGATGAGGCGACGAGGAGGCAGATTGAGGAGAACATGGCGGCGTTTTTACCGGCGCATGCCGATGATCCGTTGATCATTGGGTATTACATCGTGAATGAGCCAATTTATGAGCAGATTCCGGTGATCGTGCCATCGCTGAAGGGCAGCGAGCATGCTTGCAAACGGCGCTTGGTGGAATGGTTGACGGAGAAGTATGGGTCCGTCGCGAAGTTTAATGAAGCTTGGGGAATGAAGATGGGTGGTTTTGAAGAGTTGCTGGAGCCGGGATTGCCTATGACGACAGACGCGGCGAAGGCGGATGCAGTGGCTTTTGCGGAGGTGTTTCTGGAGGCGTATATGACGTTGGTGAAGGAGTCGTTTCGGCGGCATGATCCGAATCATCTGTTGTTGGGGAGCCGGTTGCAGCCAGCGACGATCAAACATGAATGGATCTGCCGGGTGATGGGGAGACACGTGGATGTGATGTCGTTCAACTACTACACCTATGGCCTGGACAAGGAATTTTTGAAGCAGGTGCATGGGTGGACAGGTGGGAAGCCGATGATGCTGAGTGAGTTTTTTTGGTCGTCGCCGACGGACAGTGGTCTGACGGGAGGTCGTGAGGTGGGGAGTCAGCAGGAGCGGGGTCTGGCCTATCGGAATTATGTGGAGCAGGCGGCGTCGCTGGGTTTTGTGGTGGGGACGGAGTGGTT